One stretch of Corvus moneduloides isolate bCorMon1 chromosome 16, bCorMon1.pri, whole genome shotgun sequence DNA includes these proteins:
- the C1QTNF8 gene encoding complement C1q tumor necrosis factor-related protein 8 — MRVVILLLLLSAGNAASQPEKALPRRRLSCVRCCGPSEQPVSIISQRSTRMSGDPEYSVPKIQPTIDITILKGEKGEMGEKGFPGAAGKAGERGLRGLSGRKGQKGQPGPQGHSCKQLFAAFSVGRRKPLHSSDYFQHVTFDMEFVNLYQHFNMFSGKFFCYIPGIYYFSLNVHTWNFKETYVHLMRNEQAVAILYAQPSDRSIMQSQSLMLDLQEGEEVWIRMFKRERENAIYSEESDVYVIFNGHLIKPALE, encoded by the exons ATGAGGGTTGtgatcctgctgctcctgctttccGCCGGGAATGCCGCATCCCAGCCGGAGAAGGCGCTGCCCAGGCGGCGCCTGTCATGCGTGAGGTGCTGCGGGCCTTCGGAGCAGCCCGTGTCCATCATCTCCCAAAGATCCACCAGGATGAGCGGGGATCCCGAATATTCCGtgcccaaaatccagcccaCCATAGACATCACCATCCTCAAAG GTGAGAAGGGCGAGATGGGAGAGAAGGgattccctggagcagctgggaaggcgGGAGAGCGAGGATTACGTGGATTGAGTGGCCGGAAGGGGCAGAAGGGCCAGCCCGGCCCCCAAGGCCACTCCTGCAAGCAGCTCTTCGCCGCCTTCTCCGTGGGCCGCCGGAAGCCACTGCACAGCTCCGACTACTTCCAGCACGTCACCTTCGACATGGAATTCGTCAACCTCTACCAACACTTCAACATGTTCTCCGGGAAGTTCTTCTGCTACATTCCAGGGATTTACTACTTCAGCCTCAACGTGCACACCTGGAATTTCAAGGAGACCTACGTGCACCTGATGAGGAACGAGCAGGCCGTGGCCATCCTGTACGCCCAGCCCAGCGACAGGAGCATcatgcagagccagagcctgaTGCTGGATctgcaggaaggggaggaggttTGGATCAGGATGTTCAAGAGGGAGCGGGAAAACGCCATTTACAGCGAGGAGTCCGATGTTTACGTCATCTTCAACGGGCATCTGATCAAACCCGCCCTGGAGTAG